TGGTGAGTAACCCTAATGAAACCTTTTACCGGAGTGTCTATATTTTTTTCGGCGACAAACTTGCCAGAATTGTCACAattacattttttatttccattctctccaCACTTTCCTTCCACATTTAATGTTAGCACTCCAGcgctcatcctccattttcatGGGAGCATACCAGTACCTTAGTTACTCCTTAGACAACCATCCATCATCCCTCACTAGATCCATAATTTAACAAAACCCCTTCAGTAAAACTTTAATCTGAGCCCATTTGGTGATAGGGAGCCTATATATACCCCTATTATACCATTGAAATACCTCGTTTTCAAGATGCCTACACTCAGTTTCAATGTACATTCCTTTAGTAGAGACCTCAAAAACGAGAGTTTTACCAACAATGTATGGTCACCATGGACAGCATTACATTGGGCATCACTACCTGGCACAAAGGAGATAACCCAATCAGCATCTCCATCGAATGACAAGACCTTTCCCAACATATATCCTTTACAGATTGTGATACAGTATTTTTACTCATAACATGATAGAGCCACAACTAGAGTTCAACCGACCAAACATTTCACTTGGATCCTTCAGCATGTCTCTCCATAAGTCTGCCATTCATTCCCAGTAGCCTTGCATAATTAcagaatctccatatttTGAAGCTACTAACCCCAAAGGAACAATCGTAATAGAGTTCTTCATTGGTGTCTATGGTAAAAGCTCCTTCAAGAAGACCAAACTTTGGCACGTAATCAAGACACCCTCCAAGCATTCtaaaagaataaaatttcCGTCACAATTGAGAGATTACCATAAACATGAACAAGTTAATACACGAGTTTAATGCGGACATTTAAATCTCACAAAAGCTCCAAAATCGACAACTGAGGGCTGGAACTTGACACTTAGGAATAGTCATCTTTACGACAATTCCGAGTAAATAAACCGTACACATATAGATGAATGATTCAGTATAGATGGAATGTAGATTTATGACTCCAAATAGGGACTCGGAAGATGTCAACAACCAGGAGGTCTGGGAATGGCCATTAAAATCCTAAATAGATGTACAGAGCCCCAAAGAAAGGTCTCCTACAGGCTCTTTATTAAGCCAAGGGGACCTCCTGAGAATGTTTCCACGTCTAAACGAAAAGTCAGGGGAATTCAACCTCTAAAGAATCTTCTAGAATCTCTGAAGATCCTCAAAACCTACGGAGTAAGAAGCTGAAGATCTGCAAGGACATGTAGAATAATCTATACCAAGGTAATGAATAACAGAAAGGAGATGTTTCCATAATCCTTCCTCTTTCCACCCAGAATGATTAACGAACCTTCCTACAAGTCAACTACTATGCTAACTCCATGTGACCAACTTGTTTGTCCACGGGAGACTCTAAAGTCTCTCAGCGACACAAAGGTATAGAACACGTGATGAGCATTGTTATCTGAAAGTGTTTAGTGTGTAGTCTACGAGGAAGGAAGGGGTGATGTCgtaagtcgggataattatcaccactaatctccattattttctcaaccagaggaattttctccCTAAACCCACCacttttccattcataACATCCAGTCAGTTTCAttaatggatgaggatgttgATAGGATCTGTGAAATGAAGAGTTAGGCAGGGAGTgtcttacacattttaggcGTTAGCCAGTATGGCTAGTAAAAGccactaatgcagttttatcaTGACcataaatgtagtatagGATGATTAGGATGATAGTACCATTATGGTAGTTGGAAAGGATTTCCCCAAAGAATCTCGGCTTATGGCAAAGGGTAGCCATGGCATCTTAGGAAACAATCCGCCAGTCCCAGTTTCTAGTGAATCAAGCGGCTTGATCAGCGTGGAGATCGTGACCCTAAACTTCTCTCCGCCACTATTCCGTTCAAGAATAAACTAGATATATAACAATGAGTGATACAAGTTGACTAAAAAATAGCCGCAGCCATGAATATGATGCACTGCGTGCCTATGTTTACAATGTTCTTtacaaatacaaaataaGCCTTTGGAAACGACAAATCGGCGATCTATAATGTGAGAATATTTGCTCCAAGTAGGACTTACACATGGAGTTTGATGAAGTTTTAGAATGATAACAAGTGTTACAAACATGAGCGCTGAAAAGAGTAATAGGCACCTATAGCATTTTTAATTACAAGAACAAACATACAGAGTAATAATGTGTGATATACTTTGCAATTTAAAGCTCTTTTTTGGAACATGCATTTTTTTCGAGTTTGATTCCAAATCATGGTTTAAACTGGCCAAACTCAGATATGTGAACATTAGAACGAGAGACCCGAGAATGTACATGCCAGAAACATTGAAAAAAGCACCGGTATCTGAAAAGTACCATACATATGTGCTTGTAAGGATAAATCCAGCTTCAAATGGCAATTCCGTCAGCAAATCTATATGCCCAGAACTGAAATAGAACACATCCGCCAATGAATTTATAATCAGAGAATGAGACAAGTGTATCCTTTTATTATTGGTTATTATCAAAGCACACGAATGGTACATGCATATTATTGCAAATAAAACGTGTAGAGACCTTTTTGGTCCAATGAAGAGAAATAATAGCCAACACCAATTTGGTATAACAAGTATCAAGATACTTTCTAGTCTATGCTTAGAGCcctttttgaaaaataaatGAAATGGATTTGTAATCAAcaacaaggatgaaattAGAGAAACAACAATTGCCTTCCAGGCAAACAACACACTTGTAAAGGTCTTAATATTGTACGCATTGTAAAGCGAATGTAATATTCCGTCTATTTTTGATAGGGAATGCTGCATTTTAGATCCAAAATTCAGCAATACAAGCAGAAATTGCATGGTCCAGGAAAAAATGAGGAACCCCTTTGCCTTAAATGTACTTGTGCATGCTGAGATGTGAGACAAGAATGGATCCTTTTGTTCAGTTCCAAAATACCTTGTCACTTTAATTGATAAAAGGTAGAATATTGCTAATGATAAAGCAccaatttcaaaatttcccATAAATGTCTCGACCTTTATCCAGAACTCTGGGGGCAATGATGAAGCGTACATAAATAGCCTGTAGTCATGGAAAAATGAGGCCACCTTGCATGTTACGCAGATTATAAGCAATCTCCTCCTAACAGTTTTAAACAACTCATCATCCCCTTCCCGGAACAACACTGGCACGAATTCAGCCAATAGACATATTATAAACAAGTGTCTGGATATGGTATCATGGCTATACAGCGCGCATTCAGATACTAGAACCATTACAAATATTATAGCATAGACGATCAAGCTTACATGCCTAAAGTTGTATGACCCTAAAGAGTGGAAAAACACCCCAATTGGAGAGCTCTTTACGGTTTCAGATGATTCCAGAAATAATGTGCAAGAATTAAAATTCTTTATACTAGAAAACAACAGCGGTGAATCATACAGAAATAACAAGGTCATGATACTGGTAAATAATATCGAAAAATTGAATATACTGGTACTTTCCTCAATGACAAACATCCTTTCAAAACTTCCTGTATAACGTTTGGCTAGGTGCGTAATAAAGTTATCCAATGGCCAACTCACGTGTATAGTATGGCCCCGAATAGGAATATCCACTTCAAAGGTTGCACTAAGGAACAGCGATATTGCTAATGATAGAGCAACATTTCTTAACAACCTAATCTTTATTTGATCAATGATATAGCCCCTAGAACGGTCAACTTCCTTTACACCAGATTTACTATATTGGTAATATCCTAGTGAGAAAGCAACACAATAGACCAAAACAATAAGTCCAACGTATTGGATGAGAATCGAAGTGTACAAGTAGTGGAATGTAAATGCCCTTGTAAATTGATTGATCAACTTTCCAGAGATTTTAGACATTGATTTACACATGTTAGCATAGGAGTTATATACAGCCTCTACATCCTTAAAAGTATCAACTTCTCCATCCAAAGAGTCAAGCAAACGCAC
This region of Theileria equi strain WA chromosome 1, complete sequence genomic DNA includes:
- a CDS encoding hypothetical protein (encoded by transcript BEWA_032430A); translation: MAIRGSNANAVVLTTTICLVILFNFVSVLMFYLNFEGKNIFMPYYSDRNIVPFPLLFKEFDLSNKDAIRSSVGRGRPRDELCSRRVLPEYDTYRLNGEGVLEHVNSRSFWVSKDMPPGWLSYTAVDKLVLTLLDAYRFDYVIYDTMLDNESEDTRTIFTNHMTFIRDRMEHSEVQLRDRLYKLKCPHPTITVSAVKAILSGDTRSVGAMTDNLNPGKLSLDHIPNQCHCNNLEINLIGDVTSYNLATDCFKTSITNMDANTVNDIYVADNLVYENYKDYLDRSDILLLHLVGMDHLGHCGGRLTKEMTNVMKNYNIFTRDLLDACGKLNNYMLFFFGDHGQRTNGSHGRDSVEEVETFLWIHTDHPLREYKPETCPISETPAGYRVHHSSLNGQVPLNYNVGEETHMNLAATVSLLSNIPVPFHSEGTLISSSVPLIRGKDGNIDQGLSSKFYIQLHHVNLHQLLRNIDALSTKIEPNKYKRQSANVQVMRLQLANLYILVRLLDSLDGEVDTFKDVEAVYNSYANMCKSMSKISGKLINQFTRAFTFHYLYTSILIQYVGLIVLVYCVAFSLGYYQYSKSGVKEVDRSRGYIIDQIKIRLLRNVALSLAISLFLSATFEVDIPIRGHTIHVSWPLDNFITHLAKRYTGSFERMFVIEESTSIFNFSILFTSIMTLLFLYDSPLLFSSIKNFNSCTLFLESSETVKSSPIGVFFHSLGSYNFRHVSLIVYAIIFVMVLVSECALYSHDTISRHLFIICLLAEFVPVLFREGDDELFKTVRRRLLIICVTCKVASFFHDYRLFMYASSLPPEFWIKVETFMGNFEIGALSLAIFYLLSIKVTRYFGTEQKDPFLSHISACTSTFKAKGFLIFSWTMQFLLVLLNFGSKMQHSLSKIDGILHSLYNAYNIKTFTSVLFAWKAIVVSLISSLLLITNPFHLFFKKGSKHRLESILILVIPNWCWLLFLFIGPKRSLHVLFAIICMYHSCALIITNNKRIHLSHSLIINSLADVFYFSSGHIDLLTELPFEAGFILTSTYVWYFSDTGAFFNVSGMYILGSLVLMFTYLSLASLNHDLESNSKKMHVPKKSFKLQSISHIITLCLLLFSALMFVTLVIILKLHQTPCIADLSFPKAYFVFVKNIVNIGTQCIIFMAAAIF